The nucleotide window GCACCATGGCGATCGTGAACGCGCCGTAAGGGTACGAGAGATCGAACTGAGCCGTGTACTCGTCGATGGCCTCCCCGCTGTCGATCATGTTGACCTCGGGGGCGTTCTCGGTCTGCTCCTCGACGGGAGCGAGCATCGTGTGGACGACGTCTTCCGCGGTGACGGGGTCGCCGTTCTGGAACTCGGCGTCCTCGCGCAGCGGGACGATAAAGCGGGTGCCGTCGCGCTCGACCGTCGGCATCTCCGCGGCGATCTTCGGCTCGATGCCGACGCCCTCGCCGTACTCGTAGATACCGTCGAAGAGCTGTCCGGTGATCTGGGCGGACGGGACGTCGTTCATGACGATCGGGTCCATGTCGAGCGGCCCCTTCGCCTGCGAGAAGTACAGGGTCGGACCGCTGCTGCCGCCGTCGCCGCCGTCGCCGCCGTCGCCGCCGTCGCCGCCGTCGCCGCCGTCGCCGCCGCCGGTACACCCGGCGAGCAGGAGGGAGGTACCGGCTGCCCCGCCGGCGAGGACCTTCCGTCGCGAAATGCGTTGTGTGTGTTGTCGACGCATACTGCCGAAGTCTTGTTTCTGTTTAATAAATATTTTGGCTCACGTTGTCCGTACGGTCATCTCTCCCCGCTGTGGTGCCTTTTTGTCCGTTGCGATACCCCGAACGCCGCTCGGATCCGAAGATAATCTGACAGGATCGCTGGCCGAAGGTCGCGAATCGGTCTCCGCGATGATGTCGAACCTCGATACCCGTCGGGAGGAGTAACCCGCATCCGGACGGAACGGGTGACTGGGTCCAGTTCGGTGTCAGCGGCCGTCAGAAGCCGGCCCCTCGCCCGTCTCTCCGACGCCCGTCACGGTTCCGACCCCCTTGCTCGACCCCTCGCGGAAGACGAACCGCTGCCCCTCCTCGATCAGGTACGGGCGGAACTTGAACCGGACGCGCGCCTCGCCCGTGTCGCCCGGGAGGAGCCGCCCCTCCTCCGGGAAGAACGCGGCCGCCTCCGACAGGGTTTCGAGGTGTACCACCGGCTCGTACCCCTCCTGGATCCGGGTCGGGTGGTTCAACACCATCACCTCGGCGTCGAACTCCCGGACCGGTTCCGGCTCGCTCCCCCGAGGCACCAAGGCCATCCCGCGTTCGATCTCCGCCTCGTCGACGCCCTTCAGCGCGATGCCGACGATCCGCCCCGCGGTCGCCCTGTCGACCCGGTGGTAGTGCATCTCGATCGACCGCACCTCCACCTCGCGGAACGACCCGTCGGGCATGGGACCGAGCAGGAGTTCGTCGCCGGTCTCGACGGTCCCGGAGTTCACCGTGCCGGAGGCGACCGCGCCCACGCCCGTCACCTTATAGCTCCGGTCGACGTACATCCGGAACGTCTCGCGGTCGGGCGTCGCGCGCTTCGGCAGGCGCTCGAACAGGTGATCGAGCGTCCCGATCCCGTCTTTCGTCACCGCGCTGGTCCGCAGCAGGGGGACGACGCCGTCGCCGACCTCCGCGACCGCGGTGTCGACCCCGTGGCGATCGACCAAAAGCGGCGTCTGCCCGGCGTCGCGGAGCATCGACTCGACCTCGCGTTCGACCTCGGCGAGCCGGTCGTCGCTCACCGCGTCCGCCTTCGTGACCGCGACGATGGTCGGCAGTTCGGTCGCGAGCAGGATTCCGAGGTGTTCTCGGGTCGTCTTCGTCGGCCCGTCGTCGGCGGCCACGACGAGGAGCCCGTAGTCGAGCTTCTGGCCGACCAGCCCGCGGATCGTCGTCCGGAGCCACGGCTCGTGGCCCACCGTATCGACGAACGAGACGAGGCGGTCCGCCGCCTCGACGACGCCGGCGCGGTCCGCCTTCCGGTGGGGGTTGTCCATCCGGACCGGCTCGTC belongs to Halorubrum sp. DM2 and includes:
- a CDS encoding GTP-binding protein; translation: MSADRSALRRAIERGERDGGAIEFKERLTREVHLADGRMESLVAQLRHRVLSGDGEATYVLGVTDDGGLAGVSPESFSETMDVLSLLADEADAHIADVETWSAGDGGDADEAGLVGLATLRDGGVFEADEDHLVVGTAGHVDHGKSTLVGTLVTGHADDGQGGTRGFLDVQPHEVERGLSADLSYAVYGFDDDADEPVRMDNPHRKADRAGVVEAADRLVSFVDTVGHEPWLRTTIRGLVGQKLDYGLLVVAADDGPTKTTREHLGILLATELPTIVAVTKADAVSDDRLAEVEREVESMLRDAGQTPLLVDRHGVDTAVAEVGDGVVPLLRTSAVTKDGIGTLDHLFERLPKRATPDRETFRMYVDRSYKVTGVGAVASGTVNSGTVETGDELLLGPMPDGSFREVEVRSIEMHYHRVDRATAGRIVGIALKGVDEAEIERGMALVPRGSEPEPVREFDAEVMVLNHPTRIQEGYEPVVHLETLSEAAAFFPEEGRLLPGDTGEARVRFKFRPYLIEEGQRFVFREGSSKGVGTVTGVGETGEGPASDGR